One genomic segment of Pandoraea thiooxydans includes these proteins:
- the groES gene encoding co-chaperone GroES, with protein MNLRPLHDRVIVKRLDNETKTASGIVIPDAAAEKPDQGEILAVGPGKKDDKGNLIALDVKVGDRVLFGKYAGQSVKIDGQELLVMREEDLMAVVNK; from the coding sequence ATGAACCTTCGTCCCTTGCATGACCGCGTCATCGTCAAGCGCCTGGACAATGAAACGAAAACCGCTTCCGGTATCGTTATTCCTGATGCAGCCGCCGAAAAGCCCGATCAGGGCGAGATTCTGGCCGTCGGTCCGGGCAAGAAAGATGACAAGGGCAATTTGATTGCGCTGGACGTTAAGGTCGGCGATCGTGTGTTGTTCGGCAAGTATGCTGGCCAAAGCGTCAAGATCGACGGCCAGGAATTGCTGGTGATGCGCGAAGAAGACCTGATGGCCGTGGTGAACAAGTAA
- the groL gene encoding chaperonin GroEL (60 kDa chaperone family; promotes refolding of misfolded polypeptides especially under stressful conditions; forms two stacked rings of heptamers to form a barrel-shaped 14mer; ends can be capped by GroES; misfolded proteins enter the barrel where they are refolded when GroES binds), protein MAAKEVVFGDAARAKMVEGVNILANAVKVTLGPKGRNVVLERSFGGPTVTKDGVSVAKEIELKDKLQNMGAQMVKEVASKTSDNAGDGTTTATVLAQSIVREGMKYVASGMNPMDLKRGIDKAVAAAVEELHKASKPCTTSKEIAQVGSISANSDSSIGERIAEAMDKVGKEGVITVEDGKSLADELDVVEGMQFDRGYLSPYFINNPDKQVAVLESPFVLLFDKKISNIRDLLPILEQVAKAGRPLLIIAEDVEGEALATLVVNNIRGILKTCAVKAPGFGDRRKAMLEDIAILTGGSVIAEEVGLTLEKATLQDLGQAKRIEIGKENTIIIDGAGDAKSIEARVKQVRVQIEEATSDYDREKLQERVAKLAGGVAVIKVGAATEVEMKEKKARVEDALHATRAAVEEGIVPGGGVALLRARTAIAAVKGDNADQDAGVKIVLRAMEEPLRQIVSNGGEEASVVVARVIEGKGNFGYNASTGEYGDLVEMGVVDPTKVTRTALQNAASVAGLLLTTDCAVAELPKEDAGMPAGMPGGMGGMGGMGMDM, encoded by the coding sequence ATGGCAGCAAAAGAAGTCGTATTTGGTGATGCCGCTCGCGCCAAGATGGTCGAGGGCGTCAATATCCTCGCGAACGCAGTGAAAGTGACGCTCGGCCCGAAGGGTCGCAATGTCGTGCTGGAGCGCAGCTTCGGCGGCCCGACGGTGACCAAGGACGGTGTGTCGGTCGCCAAGGAAATCGAACTGAAAGACAAGCTGCAGAACATGGGCGCGCAAATGGTCAAGGAAGTTGCTTCCAAGACCAGCGACAATGCCGGCGACGGCACCACCACGGCAACCGTGCTGGCACAGTCGATCGTTCGCGAAGGCATGAAGTATGTGGCTTCGGGCATGAACCCGATGGATCTGAAGCGCGGCATCGACAAGGCCGTCGCCGCGGCAGTCGAAGAACTGCACAAGGCCAGCAAGCCCTGCACGACCAGCAAGGAAATCGCGCAAGTCGGCTCGATCTCGGCCAACAGCGATTCGTCGATCGGTGAGCGCATTGCCGAAGCGATGGACAAGGTCGGCAAGGAAGGCGTGATCACCGTCGAAGACGGCAAGTCGCTGGCTGACGAACTGGATGTCGTCGAAGGCATGCAATTCGACCGCGGCTACCTGTCGCCGTATTTCATCAACAACCCGGACAAGCAAGTCGCCGTTCTGGAAAGCCCGTTCGTGCTGCTGTTCGACAAGAAGATTTCGAACATCCGCGATCTGCTGCCGATCCTGGAACAAGTGGCCAAGGCCGGCCGTCCGCTGCTGATCATCGCTGAAGACGTCGAAGGCGAAGCCCTGGCGACGCTGGTGGTCAACAACATTCGCGGCATCCTGAAGACCTGCGCCGTCAAGGCTCCGGGCTTCGGCGATCGTCGCAAAGCCATGCTGGAAGACATCGCTATCCTGACCGGTGGTTCGGTGATCGCCGAAGAAGTGGGCCTGACCCTCGAAAAAGCGACGCTGCAAGACCTCGGCCAAGCCAAGCGCATCGAAATCGGCAAGGAAAACACCATCATCATCGACGGTGCTGGCGATGCCAAGAGCATCGAGGCGCGTGTCAAGCAAGTGCGCGTGCAGATCGAAGAAGCGACCAGCGACTACGACCGTGAAAAGCTGCAAGAGCGCGTTGCCAAGCTGGCTGGCGGTGTGGCAGTGATCAAGGTTGGCGCCGCTACCGAAGTCGAGATGAAGGAAAAGAAAGCGCGTGTGGAAGATGCATTGCACGCGACCCGCGCAGCCGTGGAAGAAGGTATTGTTCCCGGCGGCGGCGTGGCTCTGTTGCGCGCTCGCACCGCGATCGCGGCCGTCAAGGGTGACAATGCCGACCAGGACGCCGGCGTGAAGATCGTGCTGCGTGCGATGGAAGAACCGCTGCGTCAAATCGTATCCAACGGCGGCGAAGAAGCCAGCGTGGTAGTGGCCCGCGTGATCGAGGGCAAGGGTAACTTCGGTTACAACGCCTCGACCGGCGAGTACGGCGATCTGGTGGAAATGGGTGTGGTTGACCCGACCAAGGTCACCCGTACCGCGCTGCAAAACGCCGCTTCCGTGGCCGGTTTGCTGCTGACGACCGATTGCGCCGTCGCAGAACTGCCGAAGGAAGACGCCGGTATGCCGGCTGGCATGCCCGGTGGCATGGGCGGCATGGGCGGCATGGGCATGGATATGTAA
- the moaC gene encoding cyclic pyranopterin monophosphate synthase MoaC: MANLTHFDATGQAHMVDVGNKDVTHRVAIARGTIVMQPQTLQLIRSGSAKKGDVLGVARIAAIQGAKRTADLIPLCHPLALTRVAVEFLLDEAASAVHCRAQVETLGRTGVEMEALTAVQVGLLTIYDMCKAVDRGMTMTDVRVLEKHGGKSGDWVAA, translated from the coding sequence ATGGCAAATCTCACACACTTCGACGCCACCGGTCAGGCCCATATGGTCGACGTTGGCAATAAAGATGTCACGCACCGCGTCGCGATCGCGCGCGGTACGATCGTCATGCAGCCGCAGACGCTGCAACTGATCCGCAGCGGATCCGCTAAAAAGGGCGACGTTCTTGGCGTGGCGCGCATCGCGGCGATTCAGGGCGCCAAACGCACCGCCGACCTGATCCCCCTGTGCCATCCGCTGGCGCTCACGCGCGTGGCGGTGGAGTTTCTGCTCGACGAGGCCGCCAGCGCCGTACACTGCCGCGCTCAGGTCGAAACGCTGGGCCGCACCGGGGTGGAGATGGAAGCACTGACCGCCGTGCAGGTTGGGTTGCTCACCATCTATGACATGTGCAAGGCGGTCGACCGCGGGATGACGATGACCGACGTACGCGTGCTGGAGAAGCACGGAGGCAAGTCGGGAGATTGGGTGGCGGCGTAG
- a CDS encoding DUF2946 family protein produces the protein MDEIVTQALAKWPNVPHCFGWLALDRRGIWRMRDEAAQRAGSLGEPIRHAALNGFINRNYGCDDSGQWYFQNGPQRVYVELAYTPFVLRLDWRDKAPALTDQTDSPFEPVACLLDDEGNVLFESAATAGAPARIGVLHDHDLGLLSEHDALPDELPEPPHEARLHWGTGRMLPLRTITRASMPARYGYEPHPAAKPRKDTDTTR, from the coding sequence ATGGATGAGATCGTCACGCAAGCGCTGGCCAAATGGCCCAACGTCCCCCACTGCTTCGGCTGGCTGGCACTCGACCGGCGCGGCATCTGGCGCATGCGCGACGAGGCCGCACAGCGTGCCGGCAGTCTGGGCGAGCCAATCCGGCATGCCGCCTTGAACGGCTTCATCAATCGCAACTATGGCTGCGATGATTCAGGTCAGTGGTATTTCCAGAATGGTCCGCAGCGCGTCTACGTTGAATTGGCTTATACGCCGTTCGTCTTGCGGCTCGATTGGCGCGACAAGGCGCCCGCGCTGACCGATCAGACGGACTCGCCGTTCGAGCCCGTCGCGTGCCTGCTCGACGACGAAGGCAATGTGCTGTTCGAGAGCGCGGCCACGGCCGGCGCACCGGCACGCATAGGCGTGCTGCACGATCACGATCTGGGGTTGCTGAGCGAGCACGATGCCCTGCCGGACGAGCTGCCCGAGCCGCCGCATGAGGCGCGGCTGCACTGGGGCACCGGCCGGATGCTGCCGCTACGGACCATCACGCGTGCCAGTATGCCTGCGCGCTACGGCTATGAACCACACCCTGCCGCAAAGCCGCGCAAGGACACCGACACGACGCGATGA
- a CDS encoding YheT family hydrolase — protein sequence MSGVPPKHLTARIDYRAPGWLPEAHSQTIYPALFGRTPTPAYRREEWCTPDGDFIDVDWLATNGTTTAQTPLVVLFHGLEGGSDSHYARALMAALNARGWRGVVPHFRGCGGRLNQAPRFYHSGDSAEADWILRRLRSQHAGPIFAAGVSLGGNVLLCWLGRQGTDASAIVDAACAISAPLDLNAGGAALGRGFNRIYTRNFLATLKKKSLAKLLQYPGLFDRDAMLAAPDLAAFDNVVTAPLHGFRDTLDYWTRASSKPLLPAITLPTLVLNARNDPFLPAAHLPGPAEVGAHVELLQPAQGGHVGFMTSPFPGRLSWLPDTVLGYFGKFIRHG from the coding sequence ATGTCCGGCGTGCCGCCGAAGCATCTCACGGCCCGAATCGATTATCGCGCCCCAGGCTGGCTGCCTGAGGCCCACAGCCAGACGATCTACCCCGCCCTGTTTGGCCGCACGCCGACGCCCGCCTACCGGCGCGAAGAATGGTGCACGCCGGACGGCGACTTCATCGACGTCGACTGGCTTGCAACAAACGGAACGACCACCGCGCAAACACCGTTGGTGGTTCTGTTTCATGGGCTCGAGGGTGGGTCCGACAGCCACTACGCACGGGCTCTCATGGCTGCCCTGAACGCACGCGGCTGGCGCGGTGTGGTACCGCACTTTCGTGGCTGCGGTGGGCGCTTGAACCAGGCGCCACGCTTTTACCACTCGGGCGACAGCGCCGAAGCGGACTGGATTCTGCGGCGACTGCGCAGCCAGCATGCCGGCCCGATTTTCGCGGCCGGCGTCTCGCTCGGCGGCAACGTGCTGTTGTGCTGGCTGGGGCGCCAGGGTACCGACGCAAGTGCCATCGTCGATGCCGCCTGCGCGATCTCCGCACCGCTCGACCTGAATGCCGGCGGCGCCGCGCTCGGGCGAGGGTTCAATCGCATTTACACGCGCAATTTCCTGGCCACGCTCAAGAAAAAATCGCTCGCCAAACTGCTTCAGTATCCGGGCCTGTTCGATCGCGACGCCATGCTGGCCGCACCCGACCTGGCTGCCTTCGACAACGTCGTTACCGCGCCGCTGCACGGTTTTCGCGATACCCTCGACTACTGGACACGGGCTTCCAGCAAACCCCTGTTGCCGGCCATCACCTTGCCGACATTGGTGCTCAATGCCCGTAACGATCCGTTCCTGCCGGCTGCGCATTTGCCGGGTCCGGCCGAAGTCGGTGCGCATGTCGAATTGCTGCAACCAGCCCAGGGCGGACATGTCGGGTTCATGACGTCGCCCTTTCCAGGGCGCCTGTCGTGGCTGCCCGACACCGTGCTGGGCTACTTTGGAAAGTTCATTCGCCATGGATGA
- a CDS encoding YybH family protein, with protein MPRFVRLFDAAADTITAFYDALRRGQTDQAMLLWANEDFVSYIRPDGMRLAGLEQIRQGLAEQLAQSVILIEPVETAEYDTVGTVVHTATEALRSGTGGSAPAAPARLIHTTYVLVHDGGDWRFAHIHSSPLPQPAIEQFGSLMRSRPDGLH; from the coding sequence ATGCCTCGCTTCGTTCGCCTCTTCGACGCCGCCGCTGACACCATCACCGCCTTCTACGATGCACTGCGTCGCGGGCAGACCGATCAGGCGATGCTGCTCTGGGCCAACGAGGATTTCGTCAGCTATATCCGCCCCGACGGCATGCGCCTGGCGGGCCTCGAGCAGATCCGCCAGGGGTTGGCCGAGCAACTCGCGCAAAGCGTCATTCTGATCGAGCCGGTGGAGACCGCCGAGTACGATACCGTCGGCACGGTGGTTCACACCGCCACCGAAGCGTTGCGAAGCGGCACTGGCGGGAGCGCGCCGGCTGCGCCCGCACGCCTGATTCACACCACCTATGTATTGGTGCACGACGGCGGCGATTGGCGCTTCGCCCACATCCATTCGAGCCCGCTGCCGCAGCCGGCTATCGAGCAATTCGGCTCGCTGATGCGCTCACGCCCCGACGGGTTGCACTGA
- the waaF gene encoding lipopolysaccharide heptosyltransferase II produces MRKALVIAPNWIGDALMAQPLFVLLKRLHPRLQIDAIAPGWVAPILERMPEVDRVVATDLAHGKLQPIARWQLAGALADEGYDAAYVLPNSFKSALIPWLARVPLRIGYTGEQRYGLLNVRHANPPKTERPPMVRHYAALAFAPGASLPADLPTPRIDSDLNESARVYQRFGLDLRVPLVVFCPGAEYGPAKRWPSGHFAALAQLVRRSFPYTQIIALGSAKDGALAQEIAAAAPFVQNLCGQTSLSEACAILGRANAVVSNDSGLMHVTAALRRPQIALFGSSDPRHTPPLSSAAHVLWLHLDCSPCFARECPLGHLRCLNELTPEHAFANLRNLLLTQR; encoded by the coding sequence ATGCGTAAAGCTCTGGTAATCGCCCCCAATTGGATCGGCGATGCACTGATGGCCCAACCGCTGTTCGTGCTGCTCAAACGGCTTCACCCCCGCTTGCAGATCGACGCCATCGCGCCGGGCTGGGTGGCGCCCATCCTGGAGCGCATGCCGGAGGTCGACCGCGTGGTGGCGACCGATCTGGCGCACGGCAAGCTGCAGCCGATCGCACGCTGGCAATTGGCCGGCGCGCTGGCCGACGAAGGTTATGACGCCGCCTATGTGCTGCCGAACTCGTTCAAGTCGGCGCTGATTCCGTGGCTCGCGCGTGTTCCGCTGCGCATCGGCTATACCGGCGAGCAACGCTATGGGCTGCTCAATGTGCGGCACGCCAATCCGCCCAAGACCGAGCGTCCGCCGATGGTGCGCCATTACGCCGCGCTGGCGTTCGCGCCGGGCGCCAGCCTGCCGGCCGACTTGCCAACCCCGCGCATCGACTCCGACCTGAACGAATCGGCCCGCGTCTACCAGCGCTTTGGCCTGGACTTGCGCGTGCCGCTGGTCGTGTTTTGTCCGGGCGCCGAGTACGGTCCTGCCAAGCGCTGGCCGAGCGGGCATTTCGCCGCGCTGGCGCAATTGGTCAGGCGCTCGTTTCCCTATACGCAGATCATCGCGCTGGGCTCGGCCAAAGATGGCGCGTTGGCGCAGGAAATCGCCGCGGCAGCCCCGTTCGTGCAAAATTTGTGCGGCCAGACCTCTTTGTCGGAAGCCTGTGCGATACTCGGACGAGCGAACGCCGTGGTCAGCAACGACTCCGGGCTGATGCACGTGACGGCCGCCCTGCGGCGGCCGCAAATCGCGCTGTTCGGTTCGTCCGATCCGCGGCACACGCCTCCGCTGTCGAGTGCCGCGCACGTGCTTTGGCTCCACCTGGATTGCAGTCCGTGTTTTGCACGCGAATGCCCACTCGGGCACCTGCGCTGCCTGAACGAGCTGACACCGGAGCACGCATTCGCCAACCTACGCAATTTGCTCCTGACGCAACGGTAA
- a CDS encoding zinc-finger domain-containing protein: MSAVKEMPLVEVGAEDLPVHCPNPRMELWNEHPRVFIDVMHGEAACPYCGTRYRLKEGAVVKGHH; this comes from the coding sequence ATGAGTGCAGTAAAAGAAATGCCGCTGGTCGAAGTCGGCGCCGAAGATTTGCCCGTACATTGCCCGAATCCCCGCATGGAACTGTGGAATGAACATCCGCGCGTATTCATCGACGTGATGCATGGCGAAGCCGCGTGCCCCTATTGCGGCACGCGTTACCGCCTGAAAGAAGGCGCCGTCGTGAAAGGCCATCATTGA
- a CDS encoding branched-chain amino acid transaminase, whose amino-acid sequence MSMADRDGKIWMDGKLIEWRDAKIHVLTHTLHYGMGVFEGVRAYQTTEGTAIFRLKEHTRRLFNSAKIFQMAVPFDQATIANAQLEVVRANQLESCYIRPIIWVGSEKLGVSAKGNTIHVAIAAWPWGAYLGEEGMAQGIRVKTSSFQRHHVNVSLVRAKACAWYANSILANQEATTDGYDEALLLDTDGYVSEGSGENVFIVRDGKIYTPDLASCLDGITRDAVMTLARDHGIPVIEKRITRDEMYCADEAFFTGTAAEVTPIRELDNRTIGEGRRGPITEKLQSAFFDVVGGKNPKYKEWLTKI is encoded by the coding sequence ATGTCAATGGCCGACCGCGACGGCAAAATCTGGATGGACGGCAAGCTCATCGAGTGGCGCGATGCGAAGATTCACGTCCTGACCCACACTTTGCACTATGGCATGGGCGTCTTCGAGGGCGTCCGCGCCTACCAGACCACCGAGGGCACGGCGATTTTCCGTCTCAAGGAACACACCCGGCGGCTGTTCAATTCCGCCAAGATCTTCCAGATGGCGGTGCCGTTCGATCAAGCCACCATCGCCAACGCCCAACTCGAGGTGGTGCGGGCCAACCAGCTGGAATCCTGCTATATCCGCCCGATCATCTGGGTCGGCTCGGAAAAGCTGGGCGTCTCGGCCAAGGGCAACACGATCCACGTGGCGATTGCAGCCTGGCCGTGGGGCGCTTACCTGGGCGAAGAAGGCATGGCGCAGGGCATTCGCGTCAAGACGTCATCGTTCCAGCGCCATCATGTGAACGTGTCGCTGGTGCGCGCCAAGGCCTGTGCCTGGTATGCGAACTCGATTCTGGCCAACCAGGAAGCGACTACCGACGGCTACGACGAAGCGCTGTTGCTCGACACCGATGGCTACGTCTCGGAAGGGTCGGGCGAGAACGTGTTTATCGTGCGCGACGGCAAGATCTACACGCCCGATCTGGCCTCCTGCCTGGACGGCATCACACGCGACGCGGTAATGACGCTGGCGCGCGACCATGGCATTCCCGTCATTGAAAAGCGCATCACACGCGACGAAATGTACTGTGCCGACGAAGCCTTCTTCACCGGCACCGCCGCCGAGGTCACGCCCATTCGCGAGCTGGACAATCGCACCATCGGCGAAGGCCGGCGCGGCCCGATCACGGAAAAGCTGCAAAGCGCCTTTTTCGACGTGGTCGGGGGCAAGAATCCCAAATACAAAGAGTGGCTCACTAAAATCTAA
- a CDS encoding AzlC family ABC transporter permease produces MLNRLPEFERRAFLAGMRVISPTAMAVFSWGLVTGIAMSKSSLTLPQAIGMSLLVYAGSAQLATLPLFAANLPLWMILLTAAMVNLRFLIFSAGLQPHFAHLPLWRRVILGFLNGDIAFVMFMRQGYEPGHVPGKESFYLGLTLTNWVAWQVSSILGILLASAIPDSWGLEFAGTLALIPVLVHTVINRSTAMAVLVSSVLVLLAFNLPYRLSLLLAVVAAIAAGMACDEMAERVKLRQINAMAASGRKTEERS; encoded by the coding sequence ATGCTGAACCGCCTGCCCGAATTTGAACGCCGCGCCTTCCTGGCCGGCATGCGAGTTATTTCCCCCACGGCGATGGCGGTTTTCTCCTGGGGGCTGGTGACCGGCATCGCCATGAGCAAGTCCTCGCTGACTTTGCCGCAGGCGATTGGCATGTCATTGCTCGTATACGCCGGCTCGGCCCAACTGGCCACGTTGCCGCTATTCGCCGCCAACCTGCCGCTGTGGATGATCCTGTTGACTGCGGCGATGGTAAATCTGCGTTTCCTTATCTTTAGCGCGGGCCTGCAGCCGCATTTTGCACATTTGCCGCTGTGGCGGCGGGTGATTCTCGGTTTTCTCAACGGCGACATTGCCTTCGTCATGTTCATGCGCCAGGGGTACGAGCCAGGTCACGTACCTGGCAAGGAGAGCTTTTACCTGGGGCTGACTTTGACGAATTGGGTTGCCTGGCAAGTTTCGTCGATCCTGGGCATTCTGCTGGCCAGCGCCATTCCGGACTCCTGGGGGCTCGAATTTGCCGGTACGCTGGCGTTGATCCCGGTGCTGGTGCACACCGTCATTAATCGCTCCACCGCAATGGCCGTGCTGGTCTCCTCGGTGCTGGTGCTGTTGGCATTCAACCTGCCTTACCGGCTGAGTCTGCTGCTCGCGGTGGTCGCGGCAATCGCCGCGGGCATGGCGTGCGACGAGATGGCGGAACGCGTCAAGTTGCGCCAGATCAACGCGATGGCGGCGTCCGGCCGCAAGACGGAGGAGCGCTCATGA
- a CDS encoding AzlD domain-containing protein yields MSAWEVWLAIVAMMVVTILLRSGFLLAGERVVLPARVQRALRYAPAAALAAIVVPDTLLWHSHFAFSVGNPQLVSGVFAVAWYAWRRNMLEMILLGMAVFTVARLYL; encoded by the coding sequence ATGAGTGCCTGGGAAGTCTGGCTGGCCATCGTTGCGATGATGGTCGTGACGATCTTGCTTCGGTCGGGTTTCCTGCTCGCGGGCGAGCGCGTGGTGCTGCCCGCGCGCGTGCAGCGCGCCCTGCGCTACGCTCCAGCGGCGGCGCTGGCGGCCATCGTGGTGCCCGATACGCTGCTCTGGCACAGCCATTTCGCATTCTCCGTCGGCAACCCGCAACTGGTCAGTGGCGTGTTCGCCGTTGCGTGGTATGCGTGGCGGCGCAATATGCTCGAGATGATCCTGCTTGGCATGGCGGTCTTTACCGTCGCTCGTCTGTATCTATAG
- a CDS encoding phosphoglycerate kinase — translation MSTVLRLSDLIAQGKVAGQRVFIRADLNVPQDDHGNITEDTRIRASVPAIEMCRKAGAAVMVSSHLGRPTEGEFKPEDSLAPVAARLSELLGCEVKLISQWVDGGFDVTAGQVVLLENCRLNKGEKKNNDELARKMAKLCDIYVNDAFGTAHRAEATTYGIAQYAPVACAGPLLAAELDALGKALGQPARPLVAIVAGSKVSTKLTILQSLADKVDQLIVGGGIANTFMLAAGLPIGKSLAEADLVEQAKSIIDTMAKRGASVPIPVDVVCAKEFSADASATVKDARDVAPDDMILDIGPKSAQALAEQLAKAGTIVWNGPVGVFEFDQFGHGTETLARAIAASSAFSIAGGGDTLAAIAKYGIANQIDYISTGGGAFLEFLEGRKLPAVEILEKRA, via the coding sequence ATGTCCACTGTTTTGCGTCTTTCCGATTTGATTGCCCAGGGCAAAGTTGCCGGCCAACGTGTCTTTATCCGCGCCGACCTGAACGTGCCGCAAGACGATCATGGCAATATTACCGAAGACACGCGGATTCGCGCCTCGGTGCCGGCCATCGAGATGTGCCGCAAGGCGGGCGCCGCGGTGATGGTCAGCTCCCACCTGGGCCGCCCGACCGAGGGCGAGTTCAAGCCCGAAGACTCGCTGGCGCCGGTGGCGGCCCGGCTGTCCGAGCTGCTGGGTTGCGAGGTCAAGCTGATCAGCCAGTGGGTCGACGGCGGCTTCGATGTCACGGCGGGACAGGTCGTGCTGCTGGAAAACTGCCGGTTGAACAAGGGCGAGAAAAAGAATAACGACGAGCTGGCCCGCAAGATGGCCAAGCTGTGCGATATCTACGTGAACGATGCGTTCGGCACGGCGCATCGCGCCGAAGCCACCACCTACGGCATCGCCCAATATGCGCCGGTGGCCTGCGCCGGTCCGCTGCTGGCGGCCGAACTCGATGCGCTGGGCAAGGCGCTCGGGCAGCCCGCGCGGCCGCTGGTGGCGATCGTTGCCGGCTCCAAGGTATCGACCAAGCTCACCATTCTGCAGTCGCTGGCCGACAAGGTCGATCAACTGATCGTGGGCGGCGGCATCGCCAATACCTTTATGCTCGCTGCGGGGCTGCCGATCGGCAAATCGCTGGCCGAGGCCGATCTGGTCGAACAAGCCAAGTCGATCATCGACACCATGGCCAAGCGCGGCGCGTCGGTGCCGATCCCGGTGGACGTCGTGTGCGCAAAGGAATTCAGCGCCGACGCCTCGGCCACGGTCAAGGACGCCCGCGACGTCGCGCCCGACGACATGATTCTCGATATCGGTCCGAAATCCGCGCAAGCACTCGCCGAACAGCTCGCCAAGGCCGGCACGATTGTCTGGAACGGCCCGGTCGGCGTATTCGAATTCGACCAGTTCGGCCACGGAACCGAAACGCTGGCGCGCGCGATCGCCGCGTCGTCGGCCTTCTCGATCGCCGGCGGCGGCGATACGCTGGCGGCGATTGCCAAATACGGGATCGCCAATCAAATTGACTATATTTCAACTGGCGGCGGCGCATTCCTGGAATTCCTCGAGGGCCGGAAACTGCCTGCCGTCGAGATCCTGGAAAAACGCGCTTGA
- the pyk gene encoding pyruvate kinase, translating to MKRATKIVATIGPASSAPEVLERMIAAGVDVVRLNFSHGTAQDHIDRATAVREAARRAGREVAIMADLQGPKIRVGKFEQGKVMLAAGAGFILDATCELGNQERVGLDYVDLPRDVRPGDKLLLNDGLIELVVDRVMGSQIFTTVKVGGELSNNKGINRQGGGLTAPALTAKDMEDIKTAMALQADFVAVSFPKSATDMEMARQLANIAGAPHGIRPHMIAKIERAEAIPALAEILGASDGIMVARGDLAIEVGNAAVPALQKRMIRMAREANKVVITATQMMESMIHNPVPTRAEVSDVANAVLDGTDAVMTSAETAAGKYPIETVETMAAVCLEAEKSEHVELDHDFMDQTFTRIDQSIAAGALFTAHHLRAKAIVALTESGATALWMSRHKIHVPVFALTPQVASERKMALYRNVRPLHADASLDRDVALKQAEQLLLEHGIVRRGDTIVLTVGEPMGQPGGSNTLKIVQVGRV from the coding sequence TTGAAGCGTGCCACCAAGATCGTTGCCACCATCGGCCCGGCCTCCAGTGCGCCGGAGGTGCTCGAGCGCATGATCGCCGCCGGGGTCGACGTGGTGCGGCTGAACTTCTCGCACGGCACGGCGCAGGACCACATCGATCGGGCCACGGCGGTGCGCGAAGCGGCTCGGCGGGCCGGGCGCGAAGTGGCGATCATGGCCGACCTGCAAGGGCCGAAGATCCGTGTCGGCAAGTTCGAGCAAGGCAAGGTCATGCTCGCGGCCGGCGCCGGCTTCATTCTCGACGCAACCTGCGAGCTCGGCAATCAGGAACGGGTCGGGCTCGACTACGTCGATTTGCCGCGCGATGTCAGACCGGGCGACAAGCTGCTGCTCAACGACGGCCTGATCGAACTGGTGGTCGACCGCGTCATGGGCAGTCAGATCTTCACCACCGTCAAGGTGGGCGGCGAGCTCTCGAACAACAAGGGCATCAATCGCCAGGGCGGCGGGCTGACCGCGCCGGCGCTGACGGCCAAGGATATGGAAGACATCAAGACGGCGATGGCCCTGCAGGCCGATTTCGTCGCGGTGTCGTTTCCGAAAAGCGCCACCGACATGGAGATGGCGCGGCAATTGGCCAATATCGCTGGCGCGCCGCATGGCATCCGGCCACACATGATCGCCAAGATCGAGCGCGCCGAGGCGATTCCGGCACTGGCGGAAATTCTCGGGGCGTCCGACGGCATCATGGTCGCGCGCGGCGATCTGGCCATCGAAGTCGGCAATGCGGCGGTGCCGGCACTGCAAAAGCGCATGATCCGCATGGCGCGGGAGGCCAACAAGGTGGTCATCACGGCCACCCAGATGATGGAGTCGATGATCCATAATCCGGTGCCCACGCGCGCCGAGGTGTCCGATGTCGCCAACGCGGTGCTCGACGGTACCGATGCCGTCATGACGTCGGCCGAGACCGCCGCGGGCAAGTATCCGATCGAAACCGTCGAGACCATGGCCGCGGTTTGCCTGGAAGCCGAAAAATCGGAGCACGTGGAACTCGATCACGATTTCATGGACCAGACCTTTACCCGCATCGACCAATCGATCGCGGCAGGGGCCTTGTTCACCGCCCATCACCTGCGTGCCAAGGCGATCGTCGCGCTCACCGAATCCGGCGCCACCGCGCTGTGGATGAGCCGCCACAAGATCCACGTACCGGTCTTCGCGCTCACGCCGCAGGTCGCCAGCGAACGCAAGATGGCGCTGTACCGCAACGTTCGGCCGCTGCACGCCGACGCCAGCCTCGACCGCGACGTCGCGCTCAAGCAGGCCGAACAACTGCTGCTCGAGCATGGCATCGTGCGGCGCGGCGATACCATCGTGCTCACCGTGGGTGAACCGATGGGACAGCCAGGCGGCAGCAACACCCTGAAAATCGTCCAGGTCGGGCGGGTCTGA